The following coding sequences are from one Bacteroidia bacterium window:
- a CDS encoding acyl-CoA reductase has product MSTEKRIEAFAALGQLLNDYFISGKSNSPFLEKWKCKIDKIIEEQRQTNQWFTPENVTLALKSWSELLTVENLNKWLEPYHDLIQKKKNPVTVGVILAGNIPLVGMHDFVSVLISGNNFIGKLSSKDDSLIKLISSILCDIEPEFTSSISFSENQLTNFDAIIATGSNNTARYFEYYFGKYPSIIRRNRNSVAVLTGEETIEDLKNLSKDIFQYFGMGCRNVSKIYVPEKYNFDNFFLAMDHWNYLYQHNKYANNYDYHKSVYQMNMIEFFDNGFMLLKNDRQIFSPLSVIFYDYYSVITILAAEINENINEIQCIVSKSNEIENAVPFGKSQAPNLWDYADNIDTMKFLLKL; this is encoded by the coding sequence ATGAGTACGGAAAAAAGAATAGAGGCATTTGCAGCTCTTGGTCAACTGCTAAACGACTATTTTATTTCCGGCAAATCTAACTCTCCTTTTTTAGAAAAATGGAAGTGTAAAATAGATAAAATTATTGAAGAACAGCGACAGACAAACCAATGGTTTACACCAGAAAACGTAACACTGGCTTTAAAATCATGGTCGGAATTATTAACTGTAGAAAATTTAAACAAATGGTTAGAGCCATACCATGATTTAATTCAAAAAAAGAAAAATCCAGTAACAGTTGGTGTAATATTAGCCGGAAACATCCCTTTGGTTGGGATGCACGATTTTGTTTCGGTATTAATTTCAGGAAATAATTTTATTGGTAAACTTTCGTCAAAAGATGATTCTCTTATTAAATTAATATCTTCTATTTTATGTGATATCGAACCTGAGTTTACATCGTCAATTTCTTTTTCAGAAAATCAACTTACAAATTTTGATGCTATAATTGCAACAGGAAGTAATAATACAGCAAGATATTTTGAATATTATTTTGGCAAATATCCCAGTATTATCAGGCGAAATAGAAATTCTGTTGCAGTACTTACCGGAGAAGAAACTATTGAAGATTTAAAAAATCTTTCAAAAGATATTTTTCAATATTTCGGAATGGGATGCAGAAATGTGTCAAAAATTTATGTTCCAGAAAAATATAATTTCGATAATTTCTTTTTAGCAATGGATCATTGGAATTATCTTTATCAACATAATAAATATGCAAACAATTACGACTATCATAAATCCGTTTATCAAATGAATATGATAGAGTTTTTTGATAATGGATTTATGCTGTTAAAAAACGATCGTCAAATTTTTTCGCCACTTTCTGTAATTTTTTATGACTATTATTCAGTTATTACTATATTAGCCGCCGAAATAAATGAAAATATCAACGAAATTCAATGTATTGTGAGTAAGAGCAATGAAATTGAAAATGCAGTGCCATTCGGGAAGTCGCAAGCACCGAACTTATGGGACTATGCAGATAATATTGATACAATGAAATTTTTATTAAAGCTTTAA
- a CDS encoding DUF2752 domain-containing protein, with protein MQISLYNDFINWLESHMGTCIYRKFFGIECPGCGMQRSFIELLKGNIIESVKLYPALLPIIFTLIFLVLHLIFKYKNGALILKISFIFTALLMIIAYIVKLINSN; from the coding sequence ATGCAAATCTCCCTGTATAACGATTTTATTAACTGGCTCGAGAGTCATATGGGGACATGTATTTATAGAAAATTTTTTGGTATAGAATGCCCGGGTTGTGGAATGCAACGTTCATTTATAGAATTATTAAAAGGAAATATAATAGAAAGTGTAAAATTATATCCGGCATTATTACCTATAATTTTCACATTAATTTTCCTTGTTTTACACCTAATTTTCAAGTATAAAAACGGGGCTTTGATTTTAAAAATTTCGTTTATATTTACAGCATTGTTAATGATTATTGCATACATTGTAAAACTTATTAATTCAAATTAA
- a CDS encoding SOS response-associated peptidase: MCFYYAVTKKSVNALVNGKIIRNDQLNLFEDQLIVNGFDHPFMPVITDANPDDISFFKWGFLPNNIENTQQADEFLSKYNTLNAKSEEIESSHLYANSFKNRRCLVLCSGFFEWRKVKKEKIPYYVTLKNEELFVFAGIWNETKDSKGQITKSFAVLTIDANEIMAKVHNTKLRMPLILSPESAKQWINKEQNIEKIKSIITPVSSDLIKAHTIKKFMPINSKKIYTSDLIAYYNYPEIFGLLSEQETKL; encoded by the coding sequence ATGTGTTTCTATTATGCTGTAACAAAGAAGAGCGTAAATGCTCTGGTAAATGGTAAAATTATAAGAAACGATCAGCTTAATCTTTTCGAGGATCAGCTAATAGTTAATGGTTTCGATCATCCTTTTATGCCTGTTATTACAGATGCTAATCCGGATGATATTTCTTTTTTTAAATGGGGGTTTCTTCCTAACAATATAGAGAACACACAGCAGGCAGATGAGTTTTTATCTAAATATAATACCCTAAACGCAAAATCAGAAGAGATTGAATCTAGTCACCTGTATGCGAATTCATTTAAAAATCGTAGATGTCTTGTTCTTTGTTCTGGATTTTTTGAATGGAGAAAAGTTAAAAAGGAAAAAATACCATATTATGTGACTTTAAAAAATGAAGAACTTTTTGTTTTTGCCGGTATTTGGAATGAAACAAAGGATAGTAAAGGCCAAATAACAAAGTCTTTTGCTGTTTTAACTATTGATGCAAATGAAATTATGGCAAAGGTTCATAATACAAAATTAAGAATGCCTCTAATATTAAGTCCTGAATCGGCAAAACAATGGATTAACAAAGAACAAAATATTGAAAAAATTAAAAGTATTATAACTCCTGTTTCTTCTGATTTAATCAAAGCACATACTATTAAAAAGTTTATGCCAATAAACTCAAAAAAGATTTATACTTCAGATTTAATTGCCTATTATAATTATCCAGAAATATTTGGATTATTATCTGAACAGGAAACGAAACTTTGA
- a CDS encoding Y-family DNA polymerase yields MYALVDGNNFYVSCERVFNYKIEGKPVVVLSNNDGCIISRSNEAKALGLKMAEPIFKRKEIIEKHNVEVFSSNYTLYGDMSNRMMKALKLFSPDIEVYSIDEAFLNLDGINVNLKDYALKIKNTIFETVGIPVGVGIANTKTLAKIANKVAKKKEGIFVIDSEETRIWALKNTSIEDVWGIGRQYSRMLLNNGIKTAFDFSQLDASWVRNKLTVVGQRTRDELLGQQRILLDTITHCKKNIATTRAFGKKLSDFNVITEAVANHAVRCAEKLRKQKSVANFITIFIHTDPFSEREKYIYDCVTVTMSMQTSNNHDLVNAALIGLKSIYKPNLLYKKAGVIVSGISSENVIQGNLFEKESNDKNKNISKLVDKLNNRYGKDFVKLAAQGNNKDWKLKQEKLSPRYTTRWNELLKVKT; encoded by the coding sequence ATGTATGCTTTAGTAGACGGTAATAACTTTTATGTTTCGTGCGAAAGGGTTTTTAACTATAAAATTGAAGGAAAACCTGTAGTAGTACTATCAAATAATGATGGTTGTATAATTTCGCGCTCCAATGAAGCAAAAGCTTTAGGTTTAAAAATGGCTGAACCTATTTTTAAACGCAAGGAAATAATTGAAAAACATAATGTAGAAGTTTTTTCGTCAAATTATACACTTTATGGAGATATGTCAAATAGAATGATGAAAGCTTTGAAATTGTTTAGTCCCGATATTGAGGTTTATTCAATAGATGAAGCATTTCTTAATCTTGACGGAATTAATGTAAATTTAAAAGACTATGCATTAAAAATAAAAAACACCATATTTGAAACTGTAGGTATTCCGGTTGGTGTAGGTATTGCAAACACAAAAACATTGGCTAAAATTGCTAACAAAGTAGCAAAAAAGAAAGAAGGAATATTTGTTATCGATTCGGAAGAGACCCGAATATGGGCATTAAAAAACACATCAATAGAAGATGTATGGGGTATTGGTCGTCAATATTCTAGAATGCTTTTAAATAATGGTATTAAAACAGCGTTTGATTTTAGTCAACTAGATGCAAGCTGGGTAAGAAACAAATTAACAGTTGTGGGACAACGCACAAGAGATGAACTTTTAGGACAGCAGCGTATTTTGCTCGATACAATAACACATTGTAAAAAAAATATTGCCACAACAAGGGCATTTGGGAAAAAATTATCTGATTTTAATGTTATTACCGAAGCGGTTGCAAATCATGCTGTGCGTTGTGCAGAAAAGCTTCGTAAACAAAAATCGGTTGCCAATTTTATAACAATATTCATACATACTGATCCTTTTTCTGAAAGAGAAAAATATATTTATGATTGTGTTACAGTTACAATGTCAATGCAAACGAGTAATAACCATGATTTAGTTAATGCCGCATTGATAGGTCTTAAGTCAATATATAAACCTAATTTACTTTATAAGAAAGCCGGCGTTATTGTAAGTGGAATATCATCTGAAAATGTTATTCAGGGAAATCTTTTTGAGAAAGAAAGTAATGATAAAAATAAAAATATTTCTAAACTTGTGGATAAATTAAATAACAGATATGGAAAAGATTTTGTAAAGCTTGCAGCACAGGGAAATAATAAAGACTGGAAGCTTAAACAGGAAAAACTTTCTCCAAGATATACTACAAGGTGGAACGAACTATTAAAAGTTAAAACATAG
- the umuD gene encoding translesion error-prone DNA polymerase V autoproteolytic subunit, translating into MESKEDNIKVKILNIKDLEDLKLNVSGNVVAGFPSPASDYIENELDLKSYLIKNESSTFFVWAEGNSMINDHICDGDLLVIDRAFKPGKNSILMCYLDGDFTIKKVSKIGKDFYLIPSNPEFEPKKIDEGSDFRLWGRVRFAIHEYK; encoded by the coding sequence ATGGAATCAAAAGAAGATAATATTAAGGTAAAAATTCTTAATATAAAGGATCTCGAGGATTTAAAACTTAATGTTAGTGGTAATGTAGTTGCTGGTTTTCCCTCACCTGCTAGCGATTATATCGAAAATGAGCTGGATCTTAAATCATACCTGATAAAAAATGAGAGTTCAACTTTTTTTGTTTGGGCCGAAGGAAATTCAATGATTAATGATCATATATGTGATGGGGATTTATTGGTAATTGACAGGGCGTTTAAGCCCGGAAAGAATTCTATTTTGATGTGTTATTTAGATGGAGATTTTACAATTAAAAAGGTAAGTAAAATAGGAAAAGATTTTTATCTTATTCCTTCCAATCCTGAGTTTGAGCCAAAAAAAATAGATGAAGGTTCAGATTTTAGATTATGGGGGCGGGTAAGATTTGCAATTCATGAGTATAAATAA
- the pseC gene encoding UDP-4-amino-4,6-dideoxy-N-acetyl-beta-L-altrosamine transaminase: MISRPIPYGRQTITPEDIAAVSEVLSSEFLTQGPKIAEFENEFAKYIGCQYAVAVANGTAALHLAALALNVKHGTKVITTSITFAASANCVLYSGGEIFFADIDPNTFTLDINKIRDLLEAHPKGTFSGIIPVDLAGYPVNTEEFRKLADEYGLWLLEDACHAPGGYFIDSKGNKINCGDGKYCDAAIFSFHPVKHIATGEGGMITTNSKEIYEKLLLLRTHGITKNPDLLIENHGSWYYEMQELGFNYRLTDIQAALGISQLKRADAGITRRKEIAARYNTAFFKYPDIITPQVYYPEKTSHAYHLYIIQVKNRKKVYDFLRTFQIFAQVHYIPVHLMPYYKKIGWNNGDLPIAENYYAHCLSLPMFPALTNEEQDFVIEKIIKLMKE; the protein is encoded by the coding sequence ATGATCTCACGTCCTATCCCATATGGTAGACAAACAATTACACCAGAAGATATTGCTGCAGTCAGCGAAGTGCTTTCTTCTGAATTTCTAACACAAGGTCCTAAAATTGCAGAATTTGAAAATGAATTCGCAAAATATATAGGATGTCAATACGCAGTTGCTGTTGCTAATGGCACAGCAGCACTTCATCTTGCAGCTCTTGCATTAAATGTAAAACATGGGACTAAAGTTATAACAACTTCCATAACATTTGCAGCAAGTGCAAATTGTGTTTTATATTCCGGAGGTGAAATCTTTTTTGCGGACATTGATCCTAATACTTTTACTTTAGATATTAATAAAATTCGTGACTTATTAGAAGCTCATCCTAAAGGAACTTTTTCCGGAATAATTCCTGTTGACCTTGCCGGTTATCCAGTAAATACAGAAGAATTTAGAAAACTTGCAGACGAATATGGGTTGTGGTTATTAGAAGATGCTTGTCATGCACCCGGTGGCTACTTTATTGACTCTAAAGGAAACAAAATTAATTGTGGAGATGGTAAATATTGTGATGCTGCAATTTTTTCATTTCACCCTGTAAAGCATATTGCTACAGGAGAAGGTGGAATGATTACAACAAATAGCAAAGAAATTTACGAAAAACTTTTATTGCTTCGCACACATGGAATAACAAAGAACCCTGATTTATTAATTGAAAACCATGGCAGTTGGTATTATGAAATGCAGGAGCTTGGTTTTAATTATCGCCTAACCGACATTCAGGCAGCTCTTGGCATTAGTCAACTTAAGAGAGCTGATGCCGGTATAACAAGGCGAAAAGAAATTGCTGCAAGATACAACACGGCATTTTTTAAATATCCCGATATTATTACTCCTCAAGTTTATTATCCCGAAAAAACATCTCATGCATATCATTTATATATTATTCAGGTTAAAAACAGAAAAAAAGTTTACGATTTTTTAAGAACTTTTCAAATATTTGCTCAAGTACATTATATTCCCGTACATTTAATGCCATATTATAAAAAAATTGGGTGGAATAATGGCGATTTACCTATAGCAGAAAATTATTATGCACATTGTTTAAGCTTACCAATGTTTCCAGCTTTAACTAACGAAGAACAGGATTTTGTTATAGAAAAAATAATAAAATTGATGAAAGAGTAA
- the pseB gene encoding UDP-N-acetylglucosamine 4,6-dehydratase (inverting), with protein sequence MTSNLDLNGKSILITGGTGSFGKKFVETILTRWPQVKRLVIYSRDELKQFEMAQQFPREKYDGIRYFIGDIRDAERFRRACEGIEIIIHAAALKQVPTAEYNPMEFIKTNIIGAENVVNAALDCGVKKVVALSTDKAASPINLYGATKLCSDKLFTTANNIKGKRDITFSVVRYGNVMGSRGSVIPFFMNKRKEGVLPITHPEMTRFNITLEDGVELVLMALERALGGEIFVPKIPSYKITDVATAIGPNCKQEIIGVRPGEKIHEEMITEHDSYNTIDAKDFYIILPILPEEVLKKYESHFSAKHVPEGFKYNSGTNTEWLSVEEIRNLTKEFVDKNFAI encoded by the coding sequence ATGACATCAAATCTTGATCTTAACGGAAAATCAATTTTAATAACCGGGGGAACCGGATCATTTGGAAAAAAGTTCGTTGAAACAATTTTAACTCGTTGGCCTCAGGTTAAACGTCTGGTAATATATTCACGGGATGAGTTAAAACAATTTGAAATGGCACAGCAATTTCCCAGAGAGAAATATGATGGGATACGCTATTTTATTGGAGATATAAGAGATGCTGAAAGATTTCGTCGTGCATGTGAAGGAATTGAAATAATTATTCATGCAGCTGCATTAAAACAGGTTCCAACTGCTGAATACAACCCTATGGAGTTTATTAAAACAAATATTATTGGAGCCGAAAATGTTGTAAATGCTGCATTAGATTGTGGAGTGAAAAAAGTTGTTGCATTGTCTACTGATAAAGCTGCGTCACCCATAAATTTATATGGAGCAACAAAACTATGTTCTGATAAGCTTTTTACAACAGCAAATAATATTAAAGGAAAACGTGATATCACTTTTTCTGTAGTACGTTATGGAAATGTAATGGGAAGCAGAGGTTCAGTAATTCCGTTTTTTATGAATAAACGTAAAGAAGGAGTTTTGCCTATTACACACCCCGAAATGACAAGGTTTAACATTACACTTGAAGATGGTGTTGAGCTTGTATTGATGGCTCTTGAGAGAGCACTTGGTGGAGAAATATTTGTACCAAAAATTCCTTCATATAAAATCACAGATGTAGCAACTGCTATTGGACCAAATTGCAAACAGGAAATTATTGGTGTTCGTCCCGGTGAAAAAATTCACGAAGAAATGATAACCGAACATGACAGCTATAACACTATTGATGCAAAAGACTTTTATATAATTTTACCTATACTACCTGAAGAAGTTCTGAAAAAATATGAAAGTCATTTTTCTGCTAAACATGTTCCAGAAGGGTTTAAATACAATAGTGGAACTAATACAGAATGGCTATCAGTTGAAGAAATAAGAAATTTAACAAAAGAATTTGTTGACAAGAATTTTGCTATATGA